The Panicum virgatum strain AP13 chromosome 5K, P.virgatum_v5, whole genome shotgun sequence genome has a window encoding:
- the LOC120710559 gene encoding uncharacterized protein LOC120710559, producing MGRGKRSVLASLFGWKKHSAGSGGKAAEEEAAGKPPQPRYYQGTRVRPSGDDDYGRHWYPDRDIDRRASEFIERVHRGILLAGDRDG from the coding sequence ATGGGGAGGGGGAAGAGGTCGGTGCTCGCGTCGTTGTTTGGGTGGAAGAAGCATAgtgccggcagcggcgggaaggcggcggaggaagaggCGGCGGGGAAGCCGCCGCAGCCGAGGTACTACCAGGGGACGAGGGTGCGGCcgagcggcgacgacgactACGGGCGCCACTGGTACCCTGACCGTGACATCGACCGGAGGGCCTCCGAGTTCATCGAGCGGGTGCATCGCGGGATATTGCTCGCCGGCGACCGAGATGGATAG